One genomic region from Henningerozyma blattae CBS 6284 chromosome 2, complete genome encodes:
- the TBLA0B08650 gene encoding GSK family serine/threonine-protein kinase (similar to Saccharomyces cerevisiae MCK1 (YNL307C) and YGK3 (YOL128C); ancestral locus Anc_3.41): protein MTQNLSRCEEFVADDVTHVSSNKTRPMLIKEYRNVGHGVFGTVVQAYFTPDRELWYGPFAVKRVLAQTEYKSRELDVLKLINNHPNLIKLKYYFTHVSVSDNKLYQYLAMEYLPGTLQMEINRYSSNHLTLPLRHIQLYSYQLARAMMYLHSLGICHRDIKPSNILIDSTTGVLKICDFGSAKRLEPNCPSISYICSRFYRPPELIIGSTNYTTQIDIWSLGCVIGEMILNKPLFQGQEPLLQFKEITKLLGPPDKRFIFKSNSAYDGPLFSKPMFQGSVESRFRSIFKNSVSPDGIDLLTKVLVYEPKQRLLPKYILAHDFFNDLRSNNKFIPRGQTDLHNLPKLFDFSEPELRIIGNELLEKILPNTKSIMKSPARSIKRQSRELYETTSGNINTTPVIIKSNTHIQSPKIIQ, encoded by the coding sequence ATGACACAGAACCTTTCAAGATGCGAAGAATTTGTTGCTGATGATGTCACTCATGTATCTTCTAATAAGACTCGCCCCATGctaattaaagaatatagAAATGTTGGCCATGGGGTATTTGGCACTGTTGTACAAGCTTATTTCACTCCTGATAGAGAATTATGGTATGGACCCTTTGCAGTTAAAAGAGTTCTTGCACAAACTGAATATAAATCAAGGGAATTGgatgttttaaaattaattaataatcatccaaatttgattaaattgaaatattatttcacTCATGTCTCTGTAtcagataataaattgtaCCAATACTTAGCCATGGAATATTTACCTGGAACTTTACAAATGGAAATTAATAGATATTCTTCTAATCACTTGACACTTCCGTTAAGACATATTCAATTGTATTCATATCAATTAGCTAGAGCAATGATGTATTTGCATTCATTAGGAATTTGTCATAGAGATATCAAACCATCGAATATCTTAATTGACTCAACAACTGGTGTTTTAAAGATTTGTGATTTTGGTTCAGCAAAGAGACTAGAACCAAATTGTCCATCAATCAGTTATATATGCTCAAGATTCTATAGGCCTCCCGAGTTAATCATTGGTTCAACAAATTATACCACTCAAATCGATATATGGTCACTTGGTTGTGTAATCGGTgaaatgattttaaataaacCTTTATTCCAAGGTCAAGAGCctttattacaatttaaagaaattacaaaattattggGACCACCAgataaaagatttatctTCAAATCCAACTCTGCATATGATGGaccattattttcaaaaccAATGTTCCAAGGATCAGTTGAATCAAGATTCAgatcaatttttaaaaattcagtTAGTCCTGATGGAATTGATCTATTAACAAAAGTTTTAGTTTATGAACCAAAACAAAGATTATTAcccaaatatattttggctcatgatttttttaatgatttaagatcaaataataaatttataccAAGAGGTCAAACTGATTTACataatttaccaaaattatttgattttagTGAACCAGAACTAAGAATCATTGGtaatgaattattggaaaaaataCTACCGAATACGAAATCAATTATGAAATCTCCTGCTAGGAGTATTAAAAGACAATCAAGGGAATTATACGAAACCACTAGTGGTAACATTAATACTACGcctgttattattaaaagtaatACTCATATTCAATCtccaaaaataattcaataa
- the VPS68 gene encoding Vps68p (similar to Saccharomyces cerevisiae VPS68 (YOL129W); ancestral locus Anc_3.40): protein MNLENERPARLFRLPFKLPTSASARKVGVYLSGLLYALGFWLFLDAVLYSKHANGSDIHVTFVDWIPFLCSTFGMLIVNSIEKNRLLSSNSSLGGSLSGGLDSHMASQARFVLFVGFALLAGGLAGSLVVLIIKFLVRDYNTYPTVGMGVNNVLGNLCILMSCVVLWIAQNVEDDYSYNLTL, encoded by the coding sequence ATGAACTTAGAAAACGAAAGACCAGCAAGACTATTTAGATTACCATTCAAACTACCAACATCAGCTAGTGCCCGCAAAGTCGGTGTCTATTTATCAGGTCTATTATATGCCCTAGGGTTTTGGCTATTTCTGGATGCAGTTTTATATTCAAAGCATGCAAATGGGTCAGATATACATGTTACCTTTGTAGATTGGATTCCATTTCTTTGTAGTACATTTGGTATGCTAATTGTTaattctattgaaaaaaatagattgTTAAGCTCCAATTCAAGTTTAGGTGGCTCATTAAGTGGCGGACTGGATTCTCATATGGCTTCACAAGCAcgttttgttttatttgttgGATTTGCTTTATTGGCTGGAGGATTAGCAGGATCATTAGTTGTActaattatcaaatttttagTAAGAGATTATAATACTTATCCAACCGTAGGTATGGGTGTGAACAATGTATTAGGGAATTTGTGTATCTTAATGAGTTGTGTTGTCTTATGGATCGCTCAAAATGTTGAAGAtgattattcttataatCTAACTTTATAA